The following proteins are co-located in the Mesorhizobium australicum WSM2073 genome:
- a CDS encoding cytochrome c yields MRTLAAAAGAAMLAITPALAADQADQIIRGQYQAVLGDCAGCHTRPGGKPLAGGLPLETPFGALVPPNITPDHETGIGNWSEADFRNMMKTGVGHNGVRLYPAMPYPAYTRMNEQDISDLWAYMTTVDPVSNKVEANQLPFPLNIRLAMWGWNLLNFSEASFQADPSKSAEWNRGAYIVQGAGHCGTCHTPKSFLGADQDSGFLQGASLQGWFAPDITNNAQSGLGKWSQDDVVAYLRTGVNAHSIASGPMAEAIENSTSKMTDPDLKAVAVYLKSLGPDTGNAQAPKPDEARMVAGAAIYRDNCSACHGGDGAGAGALFPALVGNSIVAQGNPETLARVVLAGSQAVHTAGAPTTPSMPSLAWRLKDQEIADVLTYVRGSWGNSAPAVSSDDIAAVRKELVQ; encoded by the coding sequence ATGAGGACGCTCGCCGCCGCCGCTGGCGCCGCTATGCTGGCGATCACGCCGGCGCTCGCCGCCGACCAGGCCGACCAGATCATCCGTGGCCAATATCAGGCCGTGCTCGGCGATTGCGCCGGCTGTCATACCAGGCCGGGCGGCAAGCCGCTGGCCGGCGGCCTGCCGCTCGAAACGCCTTTCGGCGCACTGGTGCCGCCCAACATCACACCCGACCACGAGACGGGCATCGGCAATTGGTCGGAGGCCGATTTCCGCAACATGATGAAGACCGGCGTCGGCCACAATGGCGTGCGGCTCTATCCCGCCATGCCTTACCCCGCCTATACCAGGATGAACGAGCAGGACATTTCCGACCTGTGGGCCTACATGACCACGGTCGACCCGGTCTCGAACAAGGTCGAAGCCAACCAGCTGCCGTTCCCGCTGAACATCCGGCTGGCGATGTGGGGGTGGAACCTCCTCAACTTCAGCGAGGCAAGCTTCCAGGCCGACCCCTCCAAATCGGCGGAATGGAACCGCGGCGCCTATATCGTCCAGGGCGCCGGGCACTGCGGCACCTGCCACACGCCCAAATCGTTCCTTGGAGCGGACCAAGACAGCGGCTTCCTGCAAGGCGCCTCGCTGCAAGGCTGGTTTGCCCCCGACATCACCAACAATGCCCAATCCGGCCTGGGCAAATGGTCGCAAGACGATGTGGTCGCCTACCTCAGGACCGGCGTCAACGCGCATTCGATCGCATCCGGTCCGATGGCCGAGGCGATCGAGAACTCGACCTCCAAAATGACGGATCCCGACCTCAAGGCCGTGGCCGTCTATCTCAAGAGCCTGGGGCCGGACACCGGCAATGCGCAGGCGCCCAAGCCCGACGAGGCGCGGATGGTGGCGGGCGCGGCGATCTATCGTGACAATTGCTCGGCCTGCCATGGCGGCGATGGCGCCGGGGCCGGAGCGCTTTTCCCAGCGCTTGTCGGCAACTCGATCGTCGCGCAGGGCAATCCCGAGACCCTGGCCCGCGTCGTTCTCGCCGGAAGCCAGGCGGTGCACACGGCCGGTGCGCCGACGACGCCTTCGATGCCCTCGCTGGCATGGCGGCTGAAGGACCAGGAAATCGCCGACGTGCTGACCTATGTGCGCGGCAGCTGGGGCAATTCCGCTCCGGCGGTCTCGTCGGACGATATCGCGGCGGTGCGCAAGGAATTGGTGCAGTAA
- a CDS encoding DMT family transporter, whose translation MHRNAYMFLLLTTLLWGGNSVAGKLAVGHVSPMTLVFLRWMLAVAILLPIGWRTIQEDWPVVRRHWLVLAALGASGFTLFNTIFYTALNYTTAINVSIEQAAMPILIMTANFVFFRLRVNWAQIAGVVLTVFGVILTACHGDPRRLLTLELNFGDAIMLVAVVLYSSYSVGLRLKPAMRWQSLMLAMSFAALITSLPFFLWEAAASKVIVPDARGWAVIVYTAIGASVISQITYIRGNELIGANRAGLFINLVPIFGTLLSVLIVGETFQLYQALALVLVLGGIGLAEYSGRKMASGV comes from the coding sequence GTCTCGCCGATGACGCTGGTCTTCCTGCGCTGGATGCTGGCCGTGGCGATCCTGCTGCCGATCGGCTGGCGCACGATCCAGGAGGATTGGCCCGTCGTGCGCCGGCACTGGCTCGTGCTGGCGGCGCTTGGCGCCAGCGGCTTCACCCTGTTCAACACCATCTTCTACACCGCCCTCAACTACACCACGGCGATCAATGTCTCGATCGAACAGGCGGCGATGCCGATCCTGATCATGACAGCCAATTTCGTTTTCTTCCGCCTGCGCGTGAACTGGGCGCAGATCGCCGGCGTGGTGCTGACCGTCTTCGGCGTCATCCTGACCGCCTGCCATGGCGATCCGCGCCGGCTGCTGACGCTGGAGCTCAATTTCGGCGACGCCATCATGCTGGTCGCGGTCGTTCTCTACAGCAGCTATTCGGTCGGGTTACGGCTGAAGCCGGCGATGCGCTGGCAAAGCCTGATGCTGGCCATGTCGTTCGCCGCGCTCATCACCTCACTGCCCTTCTTCCTGTGGGAAGCCGCCGCCAGCAAGGTGATCGTGCCCGACGCCCGCGGCTGGGCGGTCATCGTCTACACGGCGATCGGCGCTTCGGTCATCTCGCAGATAACCTATATCAGGGGCAACGAACTGATCGGCGCCAATCGCGCCGGCCTGTTCATCAATCTGGTGCCGATCTTCGGCACGCTGCTTTCGGTGCTGATCGTCGGCGAGACCTTCCAGCTCTATCAGGCGCTGGCGCTGGTTCTCGTTCTGGGCGGCATCGGGCTCGCGGAATACAGCGGGCGCAAGATGGCATCCGGCGTTTAA